From Salvelinus sp. IW2-2015 linkage group LG18, ASM291031v2, whole genome shotgun sequence, a single genomic window includes:
- the LOC111978324 gene encoding neurotrypsin isoform X2, producing MMDKDALKGIFTLSFAWCFLVSVSGEVISQDGYLNTMQSAAPLSCSEGFTELGYYNGSVSQTDSGSPCLKWTEFPDYVLQYPGRGLGDHSYCRNPDRESNPWCFFRQSSGAIGWAYCDCHQGAVRLVGGSSPQRGRLEVYLNGQWGAVCDTHWTDRDASVICKQLGLGEIGTALQHSYFGPGSGLFHYERLGCRGNENTLLDCRSRKFVTSDCNHGNEAGVVCAAPEGNGAPLRLVGGLEDFEGRVEVYHDGRWGTICDDQWDDIDAEVVCRQLGLGGVPKAWTWAHFGQGSGPILLDGVQCTGNELSLEECXHNNWQQHNCDHMEDAGVSCNPYTDGVVRLVGSDSPWEGRLEVYHSGDWGTVCDDNWTEHHAQVVCRQLGFRGRAEVTSDGLYGEGTGLILLDEVQCEGSEGTLLACGHAEWGRHDCSHSEDVGVRCERGGETNEVPGLPRIAGPLVRLVAGESRKEGRVEVFLNGQWGSVCDDGWNDVNAAVVCRQLGFVGVSKARSMAYFGAGKGPIHLDNVRCMGAEVSLGECPAEGEDAHDCKHSEDAGVICDYVPEPVGDGAIITQTCGMRPNTQRRRRRIIGGDKSIRGDWPWQVSLWLKSQSKGNHPLCGATLINSCWVLTAAHCFKRFGRDPSRYVLRLGDYHTEERDDFERSLSPERIIIHRKYHSQGWEYDIALLRLKGTEGNCVAFNPHTNSACLPAPGSKWGKRPAACVITGWGITDSEYSRTLLQAWVPLLPSWKCKKRYGERYTSRMLCAGSLSDRRRVDSCQGDSGGPLVCQGEGGRWVLTGVISWGHGCGDPSFPGVYTRVSRFLRWIDQVTNKPPRI from the exons gtcATCTCTCAAGATGGCTACCTAAATACTATGCAGAGTGCAG CTCCTCTGTCCTGTTCAGAAGGCTTCACTGAGCTGGGCTACTACAACGGCTCTGTGTCTCAGACTGACTCTGGCTCGCCCTGCCTGAAGTGGACAGAGTTCCCAGACTACGTCCTGCAGTACCCGGGCCGGGGGCTGGGCGACCACAGCTACTGCCGTAACCCTGACCGTGAGTCCAACCCCTGGTGCTTCTTCCGCCAGAGCTCTGGAGCCATCGGCTGGGCCTACTGCGACTGCCACCAGG gagCTGTCAGGTTGGTAGGTGGGTCCTCCCCTCAGAGRGGGCGTCTGGAGGTATACCTAAATGGCCAGTGGGGGGCGGTATGTGACACACACTGGACCGACCGCGATGCCAGTGTGATCTGCAAACAGCTTGGACTGGG TGAGATCGGCACGGCCCTCCAGCACTCCTACTTCGGGCCCGGCTCTGGACTCTTCCACTATGAACGCCTTGGCTGCCGTGGTAACGAAAACACTCTGCTGGATTGCAGGAGTCGGAAGTTTGTCACCAGCGACTGTAACCATGGCAACGAAGCGGGGGTGGTGTGTGCTGCACCTGAAG GCAATGGCGCCCCCTTGAGGTTGGTAGGTGGCCTGGAGGACTTCGAGGGTCGTGTGGAGGTGTACCATGATGGGAGGTGGGGCACGATCTGTGATGACCAGTGGGATGACATTGATGCTGAGGTGGTCTGTCGGCAGCTGGGACTGGG GGGTGTACCGAAGGCGTGGACGTGGGCTCACTTTGGCCAGGGCTCTGGGCCCATCCTCCTGGACGGGGTGCAGTGTACAGGCAACGAGCTTTCCCTGGAGGAGTGTRRCCACAACAACTGGCAACAACACAACTGTGACCACATGGAGGATGCTGGCGTGTCCTGTAACCCATATACAG ATGGTGTAGTACGGCTGGTGGGGTCTGACAGTCCCTGGGAAGGTCGTCTGGAGGTGTACCACTCTGGGGACTGGGGTACGGTGTGTGACGACAACTGGACTGAGCACCACGCACAAGTGGTGTGTAGACAGCTGGGCTTCAG AGGGCGTGCAGAGGTGACATCGGACGGGCTGTACGGAGAGGGCACAGGGCTGATCCTGCTGGATGAGGTGCAGTGTGAAGGCTCAGAGGGCACCCTGCTTGCCTGCGGGCACGCCGAGTGGGGTCGCCATGACTGCTCCCACAGCGAGGACGTAGGGGTGCGCtgtgagagggggggagagaccaATGAGGTGCCAGGGTTGCCACGCATCGCAG GCCCTCTGGTGCGACTGGTTGCTGGAGAGAGCCGGAAGGAGGGGCGTGTGGAGGTGTTTCTGAACGGCCAATGGGGGAGCGTGTGTGATGACGGCTGGAATGACGTCAATGCTGCAGTGGTCTGCAGGCAGCTGGGATTTGT TGGGGTGTCGAAGGCTCGCTCCATGGCATATTTTGGAGCAGGCAAGGGCCCCATCCACCTGGACAATGTGAGGTGCATGGGGGCTGAGGTGTCCCTGGGGGAGTGCCCGGCCGAGGGAGAGGACGCCCATGACTGCAAGCACAGCGAAGACGCAGGGGTCATCTGTGACTACGTCCCCGAGCCGGTGGGAGACGGCGCCATAATAACGCAGACCTGCGGCATGAGGCCAAACACACAGCGCCGCAGGAGGAGGATAATTGGAGGGGACAAGTCAATCAG GGGGGACTGGCCATGGCAGGTGTCTCTGTGGCTCAAGTCCCAGTCCAAAGGGAACCATCCACTGTGTGGAGCCACGCTCATCAACTCCTGCTGGGTCCTGACTGCTGCACACTGCTTCAAGAG gTTTGGAAGGGACCCATCGCGCTACGTGCTGCGACTGGGTGACTACCACACGGAGGAGAGGGATGACTTTGAGCGRAGCCTGTCCCCGGAGCGCATCATCATTCACAGGAAGTACCACAGCCAGGGCTGGGAGTATGACATTGCCCTGCTTAGGCTGAAGGGCACTGAAGGCAACTGTGTGGCCTTTAACCCTCATACCAACTCAGCCTGCCTCCCTGCGCCTGGCAGCAAGTGGGGCAAGAGGCCAGCCGCCTGTGTCATCACAGGGTGGGGCATCACAG actcGGAATACTCCCGTACTCTGCTGCAGGCCTGGGTTCCCCTGCTGCCCTCCTGGAAGTGTAAGAAGCGATACGGCGAGCGCTACACCAGCCGCATGCTGTGTGCGGGCAGCCTGTCGGACCGTCGGCGCGTGGACAGTTGCCAGGGTGACAGCGGTGGTCCCCTGGTGTGTCAGGGAGAGGGGGGCCGCTGGGTGCTGACGGGGGTCATCTCCTGGGGTCATGGCTGTGGTGACCCCTCCTTCCCTGGGGTGTACACGCGGGTCAGCAGGTTCCTGCGCTGGATTGACCAGGTCACCAACAAACCTCCAAGGATCTGA
- the LOC111978324 gene encoding neurotrypsin isoform X1 has translation MMDKDALKGIFTLSFAWCFLVSVSGEVISQDGYLNTMQSAAPLSCSEGFTELGYYNGSVSQTDSGSPCLKWTEFPDYVLQYPGRGLGDHSYCRNPDRESNPWCFFRQSSGAIGWAYCDCHQGAVRLVGGSSPQRGRLEVYLNGQWGAVCDTHWTDRDASVICKQLGLGEIGTALQHSYFGPGSGLFHYERLGCRGNENTLLDCRSRKFVTSDCNHGNEAGVVCAAPEGNGAPLRLVGGLEDFEGRVEVYHDGRWGTICDDQWDDIDAEVVCRQLGLGGVPKAWTWAHFGQGSGPILLDGVQCTGNELSLEECXHNNWQQHNCDHMEDAGVSCNPYTGQESGQGRNAMYGVVRLVGSDSPWEGRLEVYHSGDWGTVCDDNWTEHHAQVVCRQLGFRGRAEVTSDGLYGEGTGLILLDEVQCEGSEGTLLACGHAEWGRHDCSHSEDVGVRCERGGETNEVPGLPRIAGPLVRLVAGESRKEGRVEVFLNGQWGSVCDDGWNDVNAAVVCRQLGFVGVSKARSMAYFGAGKGPIHLDNVRCMGAEVSLGECPAEGEDAHDCKHSEDAGVICDYVPEPVGDGAIITQTCGMRPNTQRRRRRIIGGDKSIRGDWPWQVSLWLKSQSKGNHPLCGATLINSCWVLTAAHCFKRFGRDPSRYVLRLGDYHTEERDDFERSLSPERIIIHRKYHSQGWEYDIALLRLKGTEGNCVAFNPHTNSACLPAPGSKWGKRPAACVITGWGITDSEYSRTLLQAWVPLLPSWKCKKRYGERYTSRMLCAGSLSDRRRVDSCQGDSGGPLVCQGEGGRWVLTGVISWGHGCGDPSFPGVYTRVSRFLRWIDQVTNKPPRI, from the exons gtcATCTCTCAAGATGGCTACCTAAATACTATGCAGAGTGCAG CTCCTCTGTCCTGTTCAGAAGGCTTCACTGAGCTGGGCTACTACAACGGCTCTGTGTCTCAGACTGACTCTGGCTCGCCCTGCCTGAAGTGGACAGAGTTCCCAGACTACGTCCTGCAGTACCCGGGCCGGGGGCTGGGCGACCACAGCTACTGCCGTAACCCTGACCGTGAGTCCAACCCCTGGTGCTTCTTCCGCCAGAGCTCTGGAGCCATCGGCTGGGCCTACTGCGACTGCCACCAGG gagCTGTCAGGTTGGTAGGTGGGTCCTCCCCTCAGAGRGGGCGTCTGGAGGTATACCTAAATGGCCAGTGGGGGGCGGTATGTGACACACACTGGACCGACCGCGATGCCAGTGTGATCTGCAAACAGCTTGGACTGGG TGAGATCGGCACGGCCCTCCAGCACTCCTACTTCGGGCCCGGCTCTGGACTCTTCCACTATGAACGCCTTGGCTGCCGTGGTAACGAAAACACTCTGCTGGATTGCAGGAGTCGGAAGTTTGTCACCAGCGACTGTAACCATGGCAACGAAGCGGGGGTGGTGTGTGCTGCACCTGAAG GCAATGGCGCCCCCTTGAGGTTGGTAGGTGGCCTGGAGGACTTCGAGGGTCGTGTGGAGGTGTACCATGATGGGAGGTGGGGCACGATCTGTGATGACCAGTGGGATGACATTGATGCTGAGGTGGTCTGTCGGCAGCTGGGACTGGG GGGTGTACCGAAGGCGTGGACGTGGGCTCACTTTGGCCAGGGCTCTGGGCCCATCCTCCTGGACGGGGTGCAGTGTACAGGCAACGAGCTTTCCCTGGAGGAGTGTRRCCACAACAACTGGCAACAACACAACTGTGACCACATGGAGGATGCTGGCGTGTCCTGTAACCCATATACAGGTCAGGAGTCAGGACAGGGCAGGAACgctatgt ATGGTGTAGTACGGCTGGTGGGGTCTGACAGTCCCTGGGAAGGTCGTCTGGAGGTGTACCACTCTGGGGACTGGGGTACGGTGTGTGACGACAACTGGACTGAGCACCACGCACAAGTGGTGTGTAGACAGCTGGGCTTCAG AGGGCGTGCAGAGGTGACATCGGACGGGCTGTACGGAGAGGGCACAGGGCTGATCCTGCTGGATGAGGTGCAGTGTGAAGGCTCAGAGGGCACCCTGCTTGCCTGCGGGCACGCCGAGTGGGGTCGCCATGACTGCTCCCACAGCGAGGACGTAGGGGTGCGCtgtgagagggggggagagaccaATGAGGTGCCAGGGTTGCCACGCATCGCAG GCCCTCTGGTGCGACTGGTTGCTGGAGAGAGCCGGAAGGAGGGGCGTGTGGAGGTGTTTCTGAACGGCCAATGGGGGAGCGTGTGTGATGACGGCTGGAATGACGTCAATGCTGCAGTGGTCTGCAGGCAGCTGGGATTTGT TGGGGTGTCGAAGGCTCGCTCCATGGCATATTTTGGAGCAGGCAAGGGCCCCATCCACCTGGACAATGTGAGGTGCATGGGGGCTGAGGTGTCCCTGGGGGAGTGCCCGGCCGAGGGAGAGGACGCCCATGACTGCAAGCACAGCGAAGACGCAGGGGTCATCTGTGACTACGTCCCCGAGCCGGTGGGAGACGGCGCCATAATAACGCAGACCTGCGGCATGAGGCCAAACACACAGCGCCGCAGGAGGAGGATAATTGGAGGGGACAAGTCAATCAG GGGGGACTGGCCATGGCAGGTGTCTCTGTGGCTCAAGTCCCAGTCCAAAGGGAACCATCCACTGTGTGGAGCCACGCTCATCAACTCCTGCTGGGTCCTGACTGCTGCACACTGCTTCAAGAG gTTTGGAAGGGACCCATCGCGCTACGTGCTGCGACTGGGTGACTACCACACGGAGGAGAGGGATGACTTTGAGCGRAGCCTGTCCCCGGAGCGCATCATCATTCACAGGAAGTACCACAGCCAGGGCTGGGAGTATGACATTGCCCTGCTTAGGCTGAAGGGCACTGAAGGCAACTGTGTGGCCTTTAACCCTCATACCAACTCAGCCTGCCTCCCTGCGCCTGGCAGCAAGTGGGGCAAGAGGCCAGCCGCCTGTGTCATCACAGGGTGGGGCATCACAG actcGGAATACTCCCGTACTCTGCTGCAGGCCTGGGTTCCCCTGCTGCCCTCCTGGAAGTGTAAGAAGCGATACGGCGAGCGCTACACCAGCCGCATGCTGTGTGCGGGCAGCCTGTCGGACCGTCGGCGCGTGGACAGTTGCCAGGGTGACAGCGGTGGTCCCCTGGTGTGTCAGGGAGAGGGGGGCCGCTGGGTGCTGACGGGGGTCATCTCCTGGGGTCATGGCTGTGGTGACCCCTCCTTCCCTGGGGTGTACACGCGGGTCAGCAGGTTCCTGCGCTGGATTGACCAGGTCACCAACAAACCTCCAAGGATCTGA
- the LOC111978324 gene encoding neurotrypsin isoform X3 yields the protein MVFSGFSFWRAPLSCSEGFTELGYYNGSVSQTDSGSPCLKWTEFPDYVLQYPGRGLGDHSYCRNPDRESNPWCFFRQSSGAIGWAYCDCHQGAVRLVGGSSPQRGRLEVYLNGQWGAVCDTHWTDRDASVICKQLGLGEIGTALQHSYFGPGSGLFHYERLGCRGNENTLLDCRSRKFVTSDCNHGNEAGVVCAAPEGNGAPLRLVGGLEDFEGRVEVYHDGRWGTICDDQWDDIDAEVVCRQLGLGGVPKAWTWAHFGQGSGPILLDGVQCTGNELSLEECXHNNWQQHNCDHMEDAGVSCNPYTGQESGQGRNAMYGVVRLVGSDSPWEGRLEVYHSGDWGTVCDDNWTEHHAQVVCRQLGFRGRAEVTSDGLYGEGTGLILLDEVQCEGSEGTLLACGHAEWGRHDCSHSEDVGVRCERGGETNEVPGLPRIAGPLVRLVAGESRKEGRVEVFLNGQWGSVCDDGWNDVNAAVVCRQLGFVGVSKARSMAYFGAGKGPIHLDNVRCMGAEVSLGECPAEGEDAHDCKHSEDAGVICDYVPEPVGDGAIITQTCGMRPNTQRRRRRIIGGDKSIRGDWPWQVSLWLKSQSKGNHPLCGATLINSCWVLTAAHCFKRFGRDPSRYVLRLGDYHTEERDDFERSLSPERIIIHRKYHSQGWEYDIALLRLKGTEGNCVAFNPHTNSACLPAPGSKWGKRPAACVITGWGITDSEYSRTLLQAWVPLLPSWKCKKRYGERYTSRMLCAGSLSDRRRVDSCQGDSGGPLVCQGEGGRWVLTGVISWGHGCGDPSFPGVYTRVSRFLRWIDQVTNKPPRI from the exons CTCCTCTGTCCTGTTCAGAAGGCTTCACTGAGCTGGGCTACTACAACGGCTCTGTGTCTCAGACTGACTCTGGCTCGCCCTGCCTGAAGTGGACAGAGTTCCCAGACTACGTCCTGCAGTACCCGGGCCGGGGGCTGGGCGACCACAGCTACTGCCGTAACCCTGACCGTGAGTCCAACCCCTGGTGCTTCTTCCGCCAGAGCTCTGGAGCCATCGGCTGGGCCTACTGCGACTGCCACCAGG gagCTGTCAGGTTGGTAGGTGGGTCCTCCCCTCAGAGRGGGCGTCTGGAGGTATACCTAAATGGCCAGTGGGGGGCGGTATGTGACACACACTGGACCGACCGCGATGCCAGTGTGATCTGCAAACAGCTTGGACTGGG TGAGATCGGCACGGCCCTCCAGCACTCCTACTTCGGGCCCGGCTCTGGACTCTTCCACTATGAACGCCTTGGCTGCCGTGGTAACGAAAACACTCTGCTGGATTGCAGGAGTCGGAAGTTTGTCACCAGCGACTGTAACCATGGCAACGAAGCGGGGGTGGTGTGTGCTGCACCTGAAG GCAATGGCGCCCCCTTGAGGTTGGTAGGTGGCCTGGAGGACTTCGAGGGTCGTGTGGAGGTGTACCATGATGGGAGGTGGGGCACGATCTGTGATGACCAGTGGGATGACATTGATGCTGAGGTGGTCTGTCGGCAGCTGGGACTGGG GGGTGTACCGAAGGCGTGGACGTGGGCTCACTTTGGCCAGGGCTCTGGGCCCATCCTCCTGGACGGGGTGCAGTGTACAGGCAACGAGCTTTCCCTGGAGGAGTGTRRCCACAACAACTGGCAACAACACAACTGTGACCACATGGAGGATGCTGGCGTGTCCTGTAACCCATATACAGGTCAGGAGTCAGGACAGGGCAGGAACgctatgt ATGGTGTAGTACGGCTGGTGGGGTCTGACAGTCCCTGGGAAGGTCGTCTGGAGGTGTACCACTCTGGGGACTGGGGTACGGTGTGTGACGACAACTGGACTGAGCACCACGCACAAGTGGTGTGTAGACAGCTGGGCTTCAG AGGGCGTGCAGAGGTGACATCGGACGGGCTGTACGGAGAGGGCACAGGGCTGATCCTGCTGGATGAGGTGCAGTGTGAAGGCTCAGAGGGCACCCTGCTTGCCTGCGGGCACGCCGAGTGGGGTCGCCATGACTGCTCCCACAGCGAGGACGTAGGGGTGCGCtgtgagagggggggagagaccaATGAGGTGCCAGGGTTGCCACGCATCGCAG GCCCTCTGGTGCGACTGGTTGCTGGAGAGAGCCGGAAGGAGGGGCGTGTGGAGGTGTTTCTGAACGGCCAATGGGGGAGCGTGTGTGATGACGGCTGGAATGACGTCAATGCTGCAGTGGTCTGCAGGCAGCTGGGATTTGT TGGGGTGTCGAAGGCTCGCTCCATGGCATATTTTGGAGCAGGCAAGGGCCCCATCCACCTGGACAATGTGAGGTGCATGGGGGCTGAGGTGTCCCTGGGGGAGTGCCCGGCCGAGGGAGAGGACGCCCATGACTGCAAGCACAGCGAAGACGCAGGGGTCATCTGTGACTACGTCCCCGAGCCGGTGGGAGACGGCGCCATAATAACGCAGACCTGCGGCATGAGGCCAAACACACAGCGCCGCAGGAGGAGGATAATTGGAGGGGACAAGTCAATCAG GGGGGACTGGCCATGGCAGGTGTCTCTGTGGCTCAAGTCCCAGTCCAAAGGGAACCATCCACTGTGTGGAGCCACGCTCATCAACTCCTGCTGGGTCCTGACTGCTGCACACTGCTTCAAGAG gTTTGGAAGGGACCCATCGCGCTACGTGCTGCGACTGGGTGACTACCACACGGAGGAGAGGGATGACTTTGAGCGRAGCCTGTCCCCGGAGCGCATCATCATTCACAGGAAGTACCACAGCCAGGGCTGGGAGTATGACATTGCCCTGCTTAGGCTGAAGGGCACTGAAGGCAACTGTGTGGCCTTTAACCCTCATACCAACTCAGCCTGCCTCCCTGCGCCTGGCAGCAAGTGGGGCAAGAGGCCAGCCGCCTGTGTCATCACAGGGTGGGGCATCACAG actcGGAATACTCCCGTACTCTGCTGCAGGCCTGGGTTCCCCTGCTGCCCTCCTGGAAGTGTAAGAAGCGATACGGCGAGCGCTACACCAGCCGCATGCTGTGTGCGGGCAGCCTGTCGGACCGTCGGCGCGTGGACAGTTGCCAGGGTGACAGCGGTGGTCCCCTGGTGTGTCAGGGAGAGGGGGGCCGCTGGGTGCTGACGGGGGTCATCTCCTGGGGTCATGGCTGTGGTGACCCCTCCTTCCCTGGGGTGTACACGCGGGTCAGCAGGTTCCTGCGCTGGATTGACCAGGTCACCAACAAACCTCCAAGGATCTGA